In Aquila chrysaetos chrysaetos chromosome 10, bAquChr1.4, whole genome shotgun sequence, the following proteins share a genomic window:
- the LOC115347494 gene encoding LOW QUALITY PROTEIN: lysophosphatidic acid receptor 1-like (The sequence of the model RefSeq protein was modified relative to this genomic sequence to represent the inferred CDS: inserted 1 base in 1 codon) has translation MNGYPNCSANHTKIWSHYLVLALGIPQLTINIASVIFNCTVIFTRMATKDLHKPISILFCNLAFSDLFTSFSGFWISMLFITNPDITIFGSKDMLAPYALYTMSILSTIYNLVSIGIERYLAVAESMRTRFRVARTHSIAAVLINWVLALFLGCLPLMGWNCLRTEKNLSILYSPFCVDYLIFIAIPNVVVAFIIPLFTYLRIIIILRKRKLRMKACGQATGTYKSAEIQVARTSIFIWLLALISYAPFFAGVIFDATNHQCHADLYPGVYIFRNCTAMLITMNCLGNPIIYTLKPKTLGSKLNPLKCLSXQRVRARTIENIQPGLPVVQGC, from the exons ATGAATGGATACCCAAACTGCTCTGCTAACCACACTAAAATTTGGAGTCATTATTTAGTACTCGCACTGGGCATCCCTCAGCTGACCATTAACATAGCATCTGTGATCTTCAACTGCACAGTCATCTTCACCAGAATGGCCACAAAGGATCTGCACAAGCCTATCTCTATACTCTTCTGCAATTTGGCTTTTTCTGATCTCTTCACCAGCTTTTCTGGCTTTTGGATTTCAATGCTGTTCATCACCAATCCTGACATTACAATCTTTGGATCCAAGGATATGCTTGCGCCTTATGCCTTATATACTATGTCTATTTTATCCACCATCTATAACTTGGTAAGCATTGGAATTGAACGCTATCTGGCTGTGGCTGAAAGCATGAGAACAAGATTCAGGGTTGCTAGAACTCATTCCATAGCTGCAGTCTTAATTAACTGGGTCCTTGCTCTCTTTTTGGGGTGCTTGCCATTGATGGGGTGGAACTGCTTGCGCACggaaaaaaatctctccatCCTCTACAGTCCGTTTTGCGTCGACTACCTCATCTTCATCGCCATTCCCAATGTTGTGGTGGCTTTTATTATACCTCTGTTCACTTACCTTAGAATCATTATCAtcctgaggaaaagaaagctgagaaTGAAAGCATGCGGACAAGCCACGGGCACCTACAAATCAGCCGAAATCCAGGTTGCCAGaaccagtatttttatttggctCCTGGCGTTGATCTCCTACGCTCCTTTTTTCGCAGGAGTCATATTCGACGCAACTAACCACCAGTGCCACGCTGATCTCTACCCAGGCGTCTACATCTTTCGAAACTGCACAGCTATGCTGATAACCATGAACTGCTTGGGAAACCCTATCATTTATACCCTGAAACCCAAAACCCTGGGGTCTAAACTCAACCCTCTGAAATGCCTCT GCCAGCGTGTCCGAGCCCGCACCATTGAGAACATCCAGCCGGGGCTGCCCGTGGTCCAGGGCTGCTGA